From Polyodon spathula isolate WHYD16114869_AA chromosome 24, ASM1765450v1, whole genome shotgun sequence, one genomic window encodes:
- the LOC121299082 gene encoding ankyrin repeat domain-containing protein 34C-like — protein sequence MDEATELRTDGNSLLKAVWLRRLRLTRLLLEGGAYINESNERGETPLMIACMSKHADQQSVSKAKMVKYLLENKGDPNIQDKAGKSALMHACSERAGQEVVSLLLENGADPSLEDHSGASALVYAINADDKATLKHLLDACKAKGKEVIIITTDKSPSGTKTTKQYLNVPPSPEDRYSPVMCMSPSDIELKTSPSPNNDKQHESIFSFQTKRLSANTATAIAKPHNEPGSPTRKPCNPKRARLPQLKRLQSEPWGLTAPSVLAAAAHAEDSKRATSEEEVISGINGLSLPKRPPLSRHDSFECKEGGSTFPSVGDQFSKITSTLSAPASRKPSYEKSHSQHQPLARRSTVPADQDNVSISVSGPASLRDTVYRRRLGNDHYDSDSQLYLDSGSVSFDSGKAPLERRKHNTSPLTLLTSSRESLDSIPSTSPGAVRRRAPGLLERRGSGTLLLDHISHTRPGCLPPLNVNPHPPIPDIGTCSKPSSPLTTCIRSIVPVAPSSPMRSDLRSKKKLVRRHSMQVEQMKQLTDLNTQ from the coding sequence ATGGATGAAGCAACGGAGCTAAGAACCGATGGGAACTCCCTTTTGAAAGCGGTGTGGCTGCGGAGGCTAAGGCTTACCAGGCTGCTTTTAGAAGGTGGTGCGTACATTAACGAAAGCAACGAACGAGGAGAAACCCCTCTTATGATAGCCTGCATGTCTAAACATGCGGACCAACAAAGTGTAAGCAAAGCCAAAATGGTTAAGTATCTGCTGGAGAACAAAGGGGATCCAAATATCCAGGACAAGGCGGGCAAAAGTGCACTAATGCACGCCTGTAGCGAGAGAGCAGGCCAGGAGGTGGTGTCTTTGTTACTGGAGAATGGAGCGGATCCCAGTCTGGAAGACCACTCTGGAGCCTCAGCTCTTGTGTACGCCATCAATGCCGACGACAAAGCGACTCTGAAACACCTGCTTGATGCTTGCAAGGCTAAAGGCAAggaagttattatcataaccactGACAAGTCACCATCAGGGACAAAAACCACCAAGCAATACCTTAATGTCCCACCATCACCGGAGGACAGATATTCACCAGTGATGTGCATGTCTCCCTCCGACATTGAACTGAAGACGTCCCCATCTCCAAACAACGACAAACAACATGAAAGCATCTTCAGCTTCCAGACCAAAAGACTTAGCGCCAATACTGCCACTGCTATTGCCAAACCACACAACGAACCAGGCTCTCCCACTAGAAAGCCATGCAACCCCAAGCGGGCCAGGCTGCCCCAGTTGAAACGACTCCAGTCTGAGCCCTGGGGTTTGACTGCACCCTCTGTTTTAGCTGCTGCTGCACATGCAGAAGATTCCAAGAGAGCCACGTCGGAGGAAGAGGTCATTTCAGGCATCAATGGGCTGTCACTTCCCAAACGGCCACCTTTATCGCGACATGACAGCTTCGAATGCAAGGAAGGGGGGTCCACTTTCCCATCTGTAGGTGATCAGTTTTCTAAGATAACGTCCACACTGTCAGCCCCGGCCTCCAGAAAGCCATCTTATGAGAAATCTCATTCACAGCACCAGCCCTTGGCTAGAAGGAGCACTGTACCTGCTGATCAAGATAATGTAAGCATTTCTGTTTCAGGCCCAGCCAGCCTACGTGATACGGTCTACAGAAGAAGACTGGGTAACGACCATTACGACTCCGACTCCCAGTTGTATTTGGACTCTGGGTCAGTGTCCTTCGATTCGGGGAAAGCTCCTTTGGAGAGGAGAAAGCACAACACCTCGCCTTTAACTCTGCTGACAAGTTCCCGGGAGTCATTGGACAGCATCCCCAGCACTTCTCCTGGGGCTGTGCGACGCAGGGCACCCGGGCTTTTGGAAAGAAGAGGCTCAGGAACTCTTCTATTGGACCACATTTCCCATACCCGTCCGGGCTGCCTACCCCCTTTAAATgtcaacccccacccccccattccAGACATAGGCACATGTAGCAAACCTTCGTCCCCGCTTACTACCTGCATCCGGTCCATAGTACCAGTAGCACCCAGTTCACCTATGAGATCGGACCTCAGGTCCAAAAAGAAACTTGTGAGAAGACATTCTATGCAAGTGGAACAAATGAAGCAGCTTACGGATTTGAACACTCAGTGA